TGCGAACGATTTtgctccctctttctctttcttcctctctctctctctcgctcttgtACTCGCGGCCACAGGTCGATTGCAATCCGTCTCGTGCGCCGGAGACCTTGACATTCGCATTTGTTACCATTACCCCCTTTTTATCTCGTTTCATGCGGCGTGTGCCTCGCAATCTGTCGATTCCGCTCGTTAAATCACCGtgacatatttttcatcgctATTATTCTCGCAGTTTCGTTCACGCCTGGAATGTCAACATTTTCGCAACCATTGAGAGATAAATCGAACCTGTTAACGTTTCAGAAGAGGAATAGATTGTTCAAGTTTATTTCAATGTCATTAGGAATTGTTTACATGATGACTTGATAAAAAGATCGACagtgaaaaaaagtttacttGCTATTtcagtttataaatatgaaaatcaatttatgaTGACTCTCATTAAAACGGATCTAGGACGCGACTAGAGTTGCAAGCTAAATAGGAGGAAAATCTCTATCGGAATAAGTAATGAAGGCGTCGCATGAGTCCGTTAATCATCGTGTTTGCCTCGTCTATTTGACACCAATTGCGCGAGGCAGTTATCGGCCTTCATCGAGTTACTTTTATCATGATGGGACCctgaaaacattaaaaagtaaaatctaAAGCCTACTCAAAAATCCACTTTAGAAGCCCTTTCCCCGAAAGAATCATCAGCGCGAAGCAAATATGTCATCTTTTGCAACGCAAACAACTTTCGTCAGCATCGTCCGCCAATCACGGCAATAGCGTTCCTTCCAAACTTGTGTTGTAACATTCTCATGTTACAACGTAACGTGAATTTTCGACACCCCGCCTGACAAAGTACTCGGATAGATCCACTTCAATGAAAACTGAGAAACTTTTTCGGTCTACTTCATTCTCTCTTGCCGAGTTTTCGGAGTGCCGTTAAGCAAATGAGTGATGACGTCATCGCTTATGTCATGTGAGAGAGCAATGTAAATGGATGTAAAcgtaatataatgtatgtttGTGTGTGGTGTATGTGTACATCCGCTTGTACATATTCTATCCGTCACTTCTAAACGCGTTGGAAGCCCTGAAATATCGATAAGCGACTCGCAAATCCATGTAAAGACCGTttcgttatatgtatattacgtgGGAAGTTCTCGGCATAAATTATTCGGtgtaaaagagataattataaatgctcGAATAACGTGTCTTAGctacaataattttctcaaataattcTCTCTATTGTCATAAGACAATATATGAGTTTCTCACGATATCTTGCATCAGATTCGAATGAATCTTTCTCGCCTAAAAACGTGGAGATGCAGCTTTCagattttgacaatattttgatctttatttatatttgtctacCCGCTaagctttaaaattatcactaaacaaaattatttgtttttaaatttacttttaaacatgctttaataatattttaatatatagatttaaaaaaaaaaatgcttttctcTGAATGGGGAGAGAGATTAGAttctaataaatcaataaacatTCCAACGTGCTAAGAAATAAATGTACGATAAACACTTTAGTGTCCTGATGTTTTTTGGCAATGTTAAAGAAGtgcaatcattttaaaatcaacTTAGATGCCAAGAGATGCTAAGCATCGTCGAAATGTTGAAAAGGTTTTCACTTAAAAATATCAGGAAAGTTACGCGAATTATGATACTGAAGTATAATATGTACAACTATAGTAAGTTATCCTTGACTCGTTATCTCTTGCTGTGCGTTTGAAAACTTGTTCTGAAATTATTATGCGGTTAGCGATAGCAAATACGTACTGCCGCGGTATATACAATGCCGTCAATATTCTTCGGCATAACTGAGGAAGAAACGTTCAAAAGTTAGTAAATGATAAATAGTTATGAATTAATTGTTTCACTTTAATACATCGTGCCGATACATGGttatgtaacatttaaataatccaCCGCGCATGCATAAAAACCTGCTGTTTATCATTAGTCAATGTTCAGTAGCTATTTGTTTTTGCAACTTTATGTCATACCTGGAGATAAATGATCTTGGAAAAGCCATGAGACAGATTTCTAGCCTATTTCCAGTCTCGTTTCATCCGTATcatgcatttataaatatagtgtATATATTCAGATGTCAATGGTGcgtatataattgcataattaactCGTGTATCCTCACTACGTGTTGCGAATCCCTCGCGAAGCAACAATACGAATCCACGATAACGAAAACCACATCACGATGATACTAATGGTACGATACGCGATGCATAATGCATACATTTACGACAATTCATTTTGATGTCGCACTAAACATGGCAAAAAATTGAGCGATACAAAAGCGATACAAAAATGACGTGTTTCTTACTTTGTATTATCTTTCGAAACAAACAAAAGAATTGATATTTGCATCATTTAGTCGCGTCTCTCCGTGAGGCGACCTTGTGACAGTAAAGTATTTTCTCTCGGTTCCCGAAATGAACGCGAATAAACAACAACTAGTTCATCCCGTTCGCGTACAAATGTCAAATGACAAACAGCTGTTTGTCATCCTTTCGAGGAGTTCGCCCACGCGTTCGCCTCCAATGTCTCGTCGTTTCAATTTCGTTCCGATCAAACGGATGCGGACGTGACGTTCAAGATCGAACAACCTTGAGAGATACCATGCGCTtgcaattgagaaaaatatatcgccaATCGCCGATTTCATCATAGCAGCACGGAGAGCGCTCGAGCGAGATGAATCTATCTTCTGAACACTTGAATTAGCTACTCAAGGTTACGCCTGTTGCGATCCGCCACCGCTTACAACTCGGAGAGTAATAGAAAATCACGTCATAGAGAGAGAATTCGAGTTCTCACGAGCAACTCCATTTCGTTCcgcatatatcaatatttcgtgtattaatcgttaatttttattagatagagAGTCGTATTCTAAATCTTTTGCACAAAGATTTTTGGCGCGTTGTGTAATATTAaagctatataatattttagttttaagcTTGAAGCTTAATCATtttgattaagaaaaatgtaacatcttgtttaattattaattttccatcATACTATTTATGATAAAGTGAGATCAATTTTCTATTCCGATCCGTGAATTTCAAATGCTTATTAACGGATACATGTATCTCGCTGCGCTCGTTTCGgtcttgataaatatttgcgtgtgtgtgtgtgtttcacGCTGTGCGAAACTCTATATAATATCCATTTTCGCAACATTGACGACAGCAGGGTAGCCTTACGAGTTCTTTTATGCAATGCGAGGATTTGTCGATTGTCTTACGTCAATCCCTTAAGTAAGATTCTACAACTTTATTTGCCAGATATTTTTTCCTTCGTTCGTACGGGAgagaaagtataaataatttaatctctttttgaTAGATTCTAATAATAGATCCTAATAAGAATAGAATAGTGACacgcatgcgcgcgcgcgttggagttagttaattaatttactgaaAACTAGAGTATCgcataatatattcaacaCGTAATAGCTTAAGTTTATTAAGCTAAAATAAACTGCGCACTGTTAGATACATATTTGCAAGTTATgccgtaatataatttacgtaatattcataattgtgAATCGTGCGATAAAGTTAAGAAGCGTCGCGGATGAAGTAATCTATTTAACGTACAAATTCTCCAATTATTTCGCACGATTACGAAAATGTAATTACCTTTTTCAATGTAGTCGCTTAAATAACGCTCAAAAGTAGTGCCTCAGTTTCTTGACGAGAGATTTCTCTTGTGATTTCATTGTAGCGAAGGCGACAGATATATGAAGGTGGCGTGGAAGGATGTCAAGGTGGGTGACCTGGTTCACCTCTCAAACAACGAACTGGTACCGGCCGATCTTTTGCTTCTGAGAAGCAGCGATCCTCAGGGATTAGCTTATCTCGATACGTGCAACCTTGATGGCGAGTCAAATCTGAAGCAGCGTCAGGTTGTCAGGGGTTTCCTCGATCTGCAGGATACTTTCCAGCCTTCCAAGTTCCGGTCGGTGGTCGAGGTCGATCAGCCAAGTACTAGAATATATAGGTATATGTTCGAGATAAtttgtcaatatattaaaatcaactcTCTTaaatctctattatttttagaaatttcccCAAAGAGTTTggataaacaaaaagaaaatattttttaacattatggTTCAtgtttctttcaataaaattttgtttttcgcgATTCATCTCATAAGCGCTTATCGCAACGATATTTATTGGCGTAATAACCAGGAATTAACTGGATTACGATTGATCCCACTAAATGCGTCTATCAGGTTTCATGGCGCCGTAGTGCATCCGAACGGCGGCAGGGTGCCCGTGTCCACGGAAAATCTTTTGCTCAGGGAATGTGTTTTAAAGAATACCAACTTCGTCGAAGGTATAGTCATATACGCCGGTCACGAGACTAAAGCGTTGTTGAACAACGGTGGACCTAGATACaaggtaaaaaaatgtttaagaaaaaaataactaaattaacaattaaaacaattaagaaAGGGGAACGCATTCGAGAAtaactacaatttttttattttgtaaaaaaaagatgataattttccctgaatatttttcgagctatataaattttttttggacGTGATTAATATAAGTGTTTAAAGAGatgtataagaataatttcaaagactttgaaatgtttttctgtaaattaattttttttttcttgaaaccgattgttttcatttacgcagagaaatataaattacgatttgatcatttaaacaaattgtaatgttataaaaagttacaaaCGATTCGCCAAAAAAAGACTTCATTCAACTACAAATAGAAATTCAAAAGAGCTCATTCAACGAAAAACATCGGTCAAAAACCAAAcatgtgcaaaaaaaatataaaactaaattattcaGATATGTTAAACGCGaatgttgagaaaaaaaacttaaaaataggTAGTCTTGCTCTatgattttgtataattaatcctttttaaataaatagatagcaTAAATAGAGAAGTACCTCCAACGCGCTTTAAACTTTTCCATAATGCTATATGATTTCAGCGTTCCCGTTTAGAGAAGCAAATGAACAGGGACGTGAAATGGTGCGTAGCGATATTGTTGGTGCTGTGCGTGATCGGTGCATTCGGATGCCGATTTTGGTTGTCCGCGTACATGGGTTTGACGATGATACCGTTCCTACCGGTGCTGCAGGAGCCGATCTACGAGAGCGTACTGACCTTCCTGACCTACGTCATAATATTTCAAGTGATGATACCGCTGAGCTTATACGTTACGATCGAGATGGCCAAGGTGGGACAAGTGTACCATATCAGCCACGACCCGGCCCTCCGCGACACGGAAACCGGCCGGAAGGCGGAGTGCCGCGCGCTGAATATCACGGAAGAACTAGGCCAAGTgagtgtaatttatattaaatgaatctGCACGCGCGAGGGAGAGTATTTTATATGTAGACGAtcgatattatgaaaattatactttctcaggaaaaaagaaataattgcgtGTTGgaaaattactaatatatatttatatttatgttaatatttctctctcatttgtattttcaatttaattagtaTCGTCGTATCATCATCTTTTGTATTcttctttgcattttttttttttcaaacaaaaatatcttatcgttaggcaaatttttgcaaacaacacatacaatatatttggaaattaCTTGAAAATACTTGCTGTTAAATTACaggtgcaatatattttttccgacAAAACCGGCACTTTGACGGAAAACAAAATGCTGTTCAGGCGATGCGTGATAGGTGGTCAGGATTACTCACATATGGGTGACAACGAAAATCTGCTTCCGTGCTCACGGCTTAAGGAGGACCTGCTCATAAGTACATTTCGACATCGTTTACAGGAATTTCTTATTGTCTTGGCCACGTGCAACACAGTTGTTGTGAATTCCCAACCGCATTATGATATCATGAACTCTAGCGGAGTCATCGAGGAACCTCAAAAGAATGGAACTGGTCCCAGGAGGTTggcatacattatattaagaaataaaagaaaaacaaaaattaatttactacaCTTTGAAAAACGGTTAATTAATCacgacaaatttttaataaacaaatcaaatttgttattatctttttttttatcacgttgTCTCTGTGAGTTTAACGCTATgatattttacagaataacAGAGTCGGATAATTCATTTCCGACTGTTAATTCCCCACCGATATTGGTATCTCCGAGCAATAGAAATGCCCGCACCTTGTCTCCAGTATCACCAGTGATCAGCACGGCAAATACGTTCGATGACACGCcaaaatttccatttaaattttccagGTTGGTATAacatttaagtatatataaagtattttgaaatacatgatatttaacagaactatttctttttcaggCCAAAGTTGCTGAATGTAACATCGATACCAAGCCTAGGGATTGGTTTATTGGGACGAAAACTTTCACCGGACGGGCAGAAGAGACGTACTCCGGACTCGAAAAACAGCGacgaattattacaaaatccaGCAATTTACGAAGCGGAGAGCCCAGACGAGTTGGCGCTAGTACACGCGGCGCGTGCTTATGATGTTAAGTTAGTGAAACGGACTCCTCGTAATgcgataatttcttttccgGATAAGTCGACGCTCGCATTTGAGATACTTCACGTAGGTGGTTGCGGGCAGATAATTACTTGAGAATGAGGAGAATGGAATATTCAGTTAACCAATTGTTATTCTTTGATCGCTTATAGGTGCTACCGTTTGATTCAAACAGGAAATGCATGTCAATATTGCTCAGGCATCCTCACACCGGcgaaatagtattatatagcAAGGGCGCTGACACGACGATGCTGCCAGCGTTATCGCCGGATGACGAGAACACCGTCGCCTCGGCGAGTATTCGACAATATCTGCAGTCGTATGCGCGTCAAGGATTGCGTACCTTAGTAATGGCGAAAAGGACATTGACGTCGCAGGAGTACGAAATGTGGCGAGAGAAACACAACGAGGCGGAACTGGCGACGGAGAACCGTGAGCGCCGCATACGCGATTCGTACGCAACATTGGAGTCGCATTTAACGCTGCTGGGAGCGACCGGCATCGAGGACAAGTTACAAGTCGGCGTGCCCGAGACAATGGCCGCTTTGGTCGCCGCCGGGATCGTCGTGTGGGTTCTGACAGGTTTGTAGAAAGACTCGCATGCGTATCCAAACCGGTTTACATTAGCGCGcgagcattattttttatacacaatcaTCGTAAGATATATGGGATTGGTGTTTCAAATCGCAAATGGATTTCCTCGTAGTCAACCTTCCGTCTATgtgcattatattacataaacaacgttatataaagattatgagaaaagaaattatgtagGCGAATATATATCGATGATAAAATAGATGTCTTTCGAAACATTCTTAAGCGTAATTAACACGCGCTAATGTGAAAGCAATTACACGACTTTATGTCATATACACATGTTCGTTTTTGCGGTTTCAGGGGACAAGCCGGAAACCGCTGTGAACGTAGCATATTCGGCGCGACTCTTCTCACCGGCCATGCAGCTGCTGCAGCTGCAGGCGAGATCGAAATCCGTTGCCGAGACGCTCATACGCGGCTATCTAGACTCGGCGTGCAAAGAGAACGTAAACAATAGCCATCCGCAACCAAGTATGTTGACGGGTATCGCAGATTCCGTCGGCGTGTATTCCAATTACGATTCCACCGAGAGAGATGCCCATAGAATCGGCAGTCCATGGCCACGGCAACGTGCGCTAGTCGTGGATGGTAAGACGTTGACTGTGATCCTGGATCCGCGATCGGGTCTGACCGGTCCGTTCCTCGAACTCACAAAAACGTGCTCTAGTGTCTTAGCCTGCCGCGCCACACCGTTGCAAAAggtaagaataatattataccgaCAATAATGAAAGATTGTCAATAAAATCGAGACAAGTCCTCTAACTATAATTGTAATGTAGCAGTTAATCAACATAATATAAGAAGTAATAAAGCGCGATTAATTCTACGTTGTAGGCATACATAGTTCGCATCGTTAAAAAGCAATTAGGAATGAGAACGTTAGCGATCGGCGACGGCGCAAATGACGTTAGCATGATACAAACCGCTGATGTGGGTGTCGGTATCTCAGGGCAAGAGGGTACGCAGGCGGTGATGGCGGCGGATTTCGCGATATTACGATTTTCCATGCTCAGCCGGCTCCTCCTTCTGCACGGGCACTGGTGTTACGACCGTCTCGCCAGAAtgattttgtatttcttttacaagAATGCAACTTTCGTCTTCCTCGTGTTCTGGTTTCAGGTGAGCATTGCGAAgaatgaagaagaaaataattattgaagaaaaaatatataaaaataaatgaaagaaaaatactgTTCTCCGCATAATTTTAGTTAGTAAATTTATGtagatatttctaaatatgtgtaataatatatatctctttttttcttgcagcTGTACTGCGGTTTCTCCGGTGCTGTAATGAtagatcaaatatatttaatgttatacaaCTTGCTGTTCACTTCGCTGCCGCCTCTAGCTTTGGGCATTTACGATCGAGTTGCCGCGCCTCACGTGTTACTTTCAACAGCGGAATTGTACACAAGAGGACGTCTGGGACTAGTTTATAAGCCGCACTCGTTTTGGCTGACAATCGGCGACGCTCTTTACCAAAGCAtcgttattttctttatcaccAAAGAGGTTAGTGCAGTAAGAATAAGGCTTGGAAACTTGATTGATCATTGCATACAAAGATTCTGTCATTTTGTTATTCTTTCAGATTTATTACGATTCGATTGTGGATATATGGGAATTCGGGACGACTATTATGACGGCGTGCATCGTTGTCATGTTGCTTCATGCTGCCatagaaattaaatcttgGGTAAGTaagaagaaatgaaaatatttcttgtttcgAGCAATGATGACTGATTGTTTATTTCAGACTATAATTCATATCGGTGCCATCTTATGTTCCTTGGGCATATTCTTCGGATTTTGCCTATTTTACAATGCCGTCTGCGTTAATTGCATGGGTTTACCCGGATCCTTCTGGGTAATGGAAACGGCCATTACGCGTCATACATACTGGTTCACTGTAGTACTTACGTCTGTCCTCGCATTAATGCCTAGGTATGTTCgccttattttaaattaaattaaaaccgtgtaataattatgcaaaccATATTAAATCAAGACTGTAAAGATGaacttgcatttttttaaagtttttaaattgtacgatttgtattttttgtattttaaaatcttcgcGGATGTTTACAATTCCATACAAATTCCTatccaattaaattattatcgttcTTATcggcataattatataatagcattctttgttttttcaatGCTTGAAGGTTAGTCTATAAGGCGATACAATCCACCATCGCACCAGATGCTATACAAATCGTTTCACAGCAAATTGCCGCAAAAAGCGGTAGTCAAATTCGTCGGCAGCGTATCAGCAGTCAAAGAGGCGAAGTCAATTTTATCGCTGGATGGTCACGTTCTTCGCAACACGCTACCATCAGGTACATGTCAGTTAACCAGTgctatctaattaaatatggGTTCCGCATTATTCGTTTTCCCGAATGTATCATTCATTACTCATTGCAGACCTGGCAGCTATAGAAGCAAAAGCAGCGCTCTCACGACTATCGTTGCATGACAGGTACAATCGGATTGTAGTGAAGCGTGTCCATCTCATTAATTCGGGAAGTCGACTTTAATCGCcgcgaaggaaaaaaaaaacgagagttCTTTACCTCTTGCGATCCTTTTCGAGCCGTGCATTCCTTCATCGGTTAAgagaggattttttttatcttttctgaaAATCGTTTACACTGACAACCGTGATTTACTATCTCTGATTCACGACTCCTTGCAAATCGTGGTTGTAGCTATATGATGTAGATACGCGAAAAGGAAAGCTAATTAATCATGGTTGATGCAGCCGAGCATGAAAATTCACGCTCGTCGCTATCAAACTGTgcaatatagattattaagaAGCGTGGAAACACACTTTGTTGTTCGTGACGCGTTCGCTGCGCGTCCTCGTTATCGCGATAACGGTAACATTTTCATTGCCATTCTCGAATTCGAGTTATCGCGACTGAATTAAAAATCGAGTGGCCTTAAATCTCAGATTGTTCGTTGCATTTAATGGCTGTGACTTCTAGGGACCAAGACTGTGCGTTGTAATTGTATCAGGCAAGCTGGATTTGAGCAAAAGTCTCTACGCCGCGCGATTActacaagtattttatttgtatttttttcgacCTGAAACTTTTCACTCGAACGTGTATTCTATTTTCAAGCAGAAGACCAACGAACGGAGACACAGAGACGGATATATATCTAGAGagagtgtattatatatatatatatatatatatatatatatatatatatatatatatatatataccttcgAAAGATAAGTGtacaaagatattataaaaagagagtgttaagcatatatgtatatacacagtGTGTGTTTCGCGAGAGGCGCGGTTCATCCGTTGATAGGTATTTTATCAGaccgatttattttttaaacaagtttTTAGCTAAATTATCATTAGATGTTACGCGTCGTAAAGTGTATAGAAGGAAGCAGACGCAGACGCAAAAAATCGTAATTGCGTTAGGTTATTTCCTATTTCCGGTTGATTCACATGCGTACGATCAACGGAATGCctcagataaattataataaattaatatgacgTTATACACGTGCTTTGTTATATCTATTGTTGTGTTATTGccaatatcaaaaaaaaaaaatattgtaagataTCAATTTAGAGCTTTTAATTTGGATATATAATGACATGTTGAATGTTAT
The genomic region above belongs to Cataglyphis hispanica isolate Lineage 1 chromosome 7, ULB_Chis1_1.0, whole genome shotgun sequence and contains:
- the LOC126850894 gene encoding phospholipid-transporting ATPase VD isoform X1, translated to MSEDDAQEAASEEIERQGALYVFPGAGRPSRATTSSSTSTAPLQPSLSSFLHDGDHLTTTNTTMTTSTTMMASTSTKISNGDEDEDAVEEVTSPARRRPLPKTHARSASHGGVLADYTTGRQTYGSYLGPLTSVGSATSAGRPSALKKPGHQRAFSQGQVADVTQGQSAVTGHHRVGSRTDFILPPGHREEGRPPTAGRMPSFRGHSRQASRSESIYTIRRSVVPPWWRRLWAHCFGPLPEEPRLRTIVPNHLVSPKTPKSQHPNGNRADNRVRTTKYTMLSFLPRNLLEQFHRVANLYFIFIVLLNWVPAINAFGKEVAMIPVLFVLGVTALKDFFEDRRRLASDRRVNNSTCRVYVSEGDRYMKVAWKDVKVGDLVHLSNNELVPADLLLLRSSDPQGLAYLDTCNLDGESNLKQRQVVRGFLDLQDTFQPSKFRSVVEVDQPSTRIYRFHGAVVHPNGGRVPVSTENLLLRECVLKNTNFVEGIVIYAGHETKALLNNGGPRYKRSRLEKQMNRDVKWCVAILLVLCVIGAFGCRFWLSAYMGLTMIPFLPVLQEPIYESVLTFLTYVIIFQVMIPLSLYVTIEMAKVGQVYHISHDPALRDTETGRKAECRALNITEELGQVQYIFSDKTGTLTENKMLFRRCVIGGQDYSHMGDNENLLPCSRLKEDLLISTFRHRLQEFLIVLATCNTVVVNSQPHYDIMNSSGVIEEPQKNGTGPRRITESDNSFPTVNSPPILVSPSNRNARTLSPVSPVISTANTFDDTPKFPFKFSRPKLLNVTSIPSLGIGLLGRKLSPDGQKRRTPDSKNSDELLQNPAIYEAESPDELALVHAARAYDVKLVKRTPRNAIISFPDKSTLAFEILHVLPFDSNRKCMSILLRHPHTGEIVLYSKGADTTMLPALSPDDENTVASASIRQYLQSYARQGLRTLVMAKRTLTSQEYEMWREKHNEAELATENRERRIRDSYATLESHLTLLGATGIEDKLQVGVPETMAALVAAGIVVWVLTGDKPETAVNVAYSARLFSPAMQLLQLQARSKSVAETLIRGYLDSACKENVNNSHPQPSMLTGIADSVGVYSNYDSTERDAHRIGSPWPRQRALVVDGKTLTVILDPRSGLTGPFLELTKTCSSVLACRATPLQKAYIVRIVKKQLGMRTLAIGDGANDVSMIQTADVGVGISGQEGTQAVMAADFAILRFSMLSRLLLLHGHWCYDRLARMILYFFYKNATFVFLVFWFQLYCGFSGAVMIDQIYLMLYNLLFTSLPPLALGIYDRVAAPHVLLSTAELYTRGRLGLVYKPHSFWLTIGDALYQSIVIFFITKEIYYDSIVDIWEFGTTIMTACIVVMLLHAAIEIKSWTIIHIGAILCSLGIFFGFCLFYNAVCVNCMGLPGSFWVMETAITRHTYWFTVVLTSVLALMPRLVYKAIQSTIAPDAIQIVSQQIAAKSGSQIRRQRISSQRGEVNFIAGWSRSSQHATIRYIPGSYRSKSSALTTIVA
- the LOC126850894 gene encoding phospholipid-transporting ATPase VD isoform X2 — translated: MSEDDAQEAASEEIERQGALYVFPGAGRPSRATTSSSTSTAPLQPSLSSFLHDGDHLTTTNTTMTTSTTMMASTSTKISNGDEDEDAVEEVTSPARRRPLPKTHARSASHGGVLADYTTGRQTYGSYLGPLTSVGSATSAGRPSALKKPGHQRAFSQGQVADVTQGQSAVTGHHRVGSRTDFILPPGHREEGRPPTAGRMPSFRGHSRQASRSESIYTIRRSVVPPWWRRLWAHCFGPLPEEPRLRTIVPNHLVSPKTPKSQHPNGNRADNRVRTTKYTMLSFLPRNLLEQFHRVANLYFIFIVLLNWVPAINAFGKEVAMIPVLFVLGVTALKDFFEDRRRLASDRRVNNSTCRVYVSEGDRYMKVAWKDVKVGDLVHLSNNELVPADLLLLRSSDPQGLAYLDTCNLDGESNLKQRQVVRGFLDLQDTFQPSKFRSVVEVDQPSTRIYRFHGAVVHPNGGRVPVSTENLLLRECVLKNTNFVEGIVIYAGHETKALLNNGGPRYKRSRLEKQMNRDVKWCVAILLVLCVIGAFGCRFWLSAYMGLTMIPFLPVLQEPIYESVLTFLTYVIIFQVMIPLSLYVTIEMAKVGQVYHISHDPALRDTETGRKAECRALNITEELGQVQYIFSDKTGTLTENKMLFRRCVIGGQDYSHMGDNENLLPCSRLKEDLLISTFRHRLQEFLIVLATCNTVVVNSQPHYDIMNSSGVIEEPQKNGTGPRRITESDNSFPTVNSPPILVSPSNRNARTLSPVSPVISTANTFDDTPKFPFKFSRPKLLNVTSIPSLGIGLLGRKLSPDGQKRRTPDSKNSDELLQNPAIYEAESPDELALVHAARAYDVKLVKRTPRNAIISFPDKSTLAFEILHVLPFDSNRKCMSILLRHPHTGEIVLYSKGADTTMLPALSPDDENTVASASIRQYLQSYARQGLRTLVMAKRTLTSQEYEMWREKHNEAELATENRERRIRDSYATLESHLTLLGATGIEDKLQVGVPETMAALVAAGIVVWVLTGDKPETAVNVAYSARLFSPAMQLLQLQARSKSVAETLIRGYLDSACKENVNNSHPQPSMLTGIADSVGVYSNYDSTERDAHRIGSPWPRQRALVVDGKTLTVILDPRSGLTGPFLELTKTCSSVLACRATPLQKAYIVRIVKKQLGMRTLAIGDGANDVSMIQTADVGVGISGQEGTQAVMAADFAILRFSMLSRLLLLHGHWCYDRLARMILYFFYKNATFVFLVFWFQLYCGFSGAVMIDQIYLMLYNLLFTSLPPLALGIYDRVAAPHVLLSTAELYTRGRLGLVYKPHSFWLTIGDALYQSIVIFFITKEIYYDSIVDIWEFGTTIMTACIVVMLLHAAIEIKSWTIIHIGAILCSLGIFFGFCLFYNAVCVNCMGLPGSFWVMETAITRHTYWFTVVLTSVLALMPRLVYKAIQSTIAPDAIQIVSQQIAAKSGSQIRRQRISSQRGEVNFIAGWSRSSQHATIRPGSYRSKSSALTTIVA